A single region of the Brachypodium distachyon strain Bd21 chromosome 3, Brachypodium_distachyon_v3.0, whole genome shotgun sequence genome encodes:
- the LOC100839424 gene encoding expansin-A28 has protein sequence MGTPRKVMLLALFALCIESAVADWSKGTATFYGGQDASGTMGGACGYQNLYDQGYGVNNAALSTALFNDGASCGQCYLIMCDASSTGWCRAGYSTVTVTATNLCPPNWALPNNNGGWCNPPRPHFDMSQPAWLQIGIYKAGIIPILYQQVKCWRQGGIRFSIAGFNYYELVLVTNVGGSGSIRAMSVKGSNTGWIPMTRNWGANWQSTSALVGQALSFMVTSTGGQTLYLNNVVPYWWTFGSTTYTSNNQFDY, from the exons ATGGGCACACCAAGGAAGGTGATGCTCTTGGCTCTCTTCGCACTCTGCATCGAGTCGGCAGTGGCAGATTGGAGCAAGGGGACGGCCACGTTCTACGGCGGCCAGGACGCCTCCGGCACGATGG GTGGCGCTTGCGGGTACCAGAACCTGTACGACCAAGGGTACGGCGTGAACAACGCGGCGCTGAGCACGGCGCTGTTCAACGACGGTGCGTCTTGCGGGCAGTGCTACCTGATCATGTGCGACGCCAGCAGCACTGGTTGGTGCAGGGCCGGCTACAGCACGGTCACCGTCACGGCCACCAACCTCTGCCCTCCCAACTGGGCGCTCCCCAACAACAACGGCGGCTGGTGCAACCCGCCCCGCCCGCACTTCGACATGTCGCAGCCGGCATGGCTCCAGATCGGCATCTACAAGGCCGGCATCATCCCCATCCTCTACCAGCAGGTCAAGTGCTGGAGGCAGGGCGGGATCCGGTTCAGCATCGCCGGGTTCAACTACTACGAGCTGGTGCTCGTCACCAacgtcggcggcagcggctccATCAGGGCCATGTCGGTCAAGGGCTCCAACACCGGGTGGATCCCCATGACCAGGAACTGGGGCGCCAACTGGCAGTCCACCTCGGCGCTCGTCGGCCAGGCGCTCTCCTTCATGGTCACCTCCACCGGCGGCCAGACGCTCTACCTCAACAACGTCGTGCCCTACTGGTGGACCTTTGGCTCCACCACGTATACCAGCAACAATCAGTTTGACTATTGA